One Egibacteraceae bacterium genomic window, TGTACGCCTACTACCACCTCGGACCCGACAGCGCCGGCCCATCGAAGGCCCTCGCCCCGGGGCTCGAGAAGGGCGACCGGGTGGAGCGCGGCCAGCATCTCGGCTTCCTCGGCGACTCGGGCAACGCCGCCGGCGGCACACCGCACCTGCACTTCGAGATCCACGACGACCGGGTGACCGACCCGTACGGCTCGAACCGCATCAACCCGTTCCTCTCCCTGCGCGACGCCGAGCACCGCGGTGACTACCCGTCCGCCGGCGGGGTGCGGGTCGGGCCGCCCCTCCCGGGCGAGGGCGCCGGGCCCGATGCCGTGCCCGCGCCGGCACCGGTCGTAGACCGGATCGCGGGCCGGGACCGCGTCGGCACCGCGGTCGCGCTGTCACGCGCCGCGTTCGACGCCGCCGAGCACGTCGTCGTGGCGGCGGCGGGGTCGTTCGCGGACTCCGTGGCGGCCGGTCCCCTCGCCGCGCGCCGCGGCGGACCCGTCCTCACCACCAGGGCGGCCCGGTTGGAGCAGGACGTCGTCGACGAGATCACCCGTCTCGGGGCGACGCGGGTCACGGTCGTCGGCGGGGAGGCCGTCGTGCCGGTGCAGGTCGAGCGCGACCTCGTCGACCGCGCCGGGGTGGCCCCGAGCCGCATCGACCGCCTGAGCGGCGCGAACCGCTACGAGACGGCCGCGGCGATCGCCCGCGCGGTGTGGGCGGGCGGGGGTGTCCGGCGCGCCGGGGTTGCGCTCGGCACGCACCCCGAGGAGGAGCGGGCATGGCCCGACGCGCTCGCGGCCGGCTACCACGGGGCGGTGAGCGGGGCCCCGGTGCTGCTCGTGGCGCCCCATGGTGTGCCCGGGGCGACCGCTGCGGCGCTCGAGGGCGTGGCGGAGGCCACGGTCGTCGGGGGGACCGGCGTCGTCTCCGACGACGTCTTCGCAGACGTCGCCCGACGGGCCGGCGTGGTGCGGCGGCTGGCAGGCCCGGACCGCTACACCACCGCGGCCGCCGTCGCCGAGGACCTCCTCGGGCGCGGGGTGTCGCCCCGACGCATCTGGGCCGCCACCGGGCGCTCCTACGCCGACGCGCTCGCCGCCGCCCCGGCGGTCGCGCGCGCCGGTGAGGTCCTGCTGCTCGTGGACGGCCTCGACGACGGCAAGGACGCGCGCCTCGGGCCCTGGCTGACGGCCCGCGGCGCCGACATCCGTGCCGGCCGGGTCATCGGCGGGGCGGCGGCGGTCACCGAGGACGCCCGCCGGCGCCTCGCCGAGCGCATCGCGTAGCGACCGGAGGGCACGCCCGGCGCTGGTAGCCTCGCCCCGCGATGATCGACATCCGTCTGCTGCGCGAGGACCGCGGCGAGGTCGCCGCGGCCCTGGCGCGCCGCGGGGTGGCCGCGGAGACGCTCGCGCACGCCCGCGCCCTCGACGAGGAGCGGCGCGCGCTCATCACCGCGGGGGACGAGCTGCGTGCCGAGCAGAACGCCCGGTCCCGCGCGATCGGTGGCGCCGCGCCCGACGAGCGGCCCGCGCTGATAGACGCGGTCAAGCAGGTGTCGGCCCGCCTCGACGAGCTCGAGCCCCGGCAGGCCGAGGCCGAGGCGCGCCTCGACGAGGCCCTCGTGCGGATCCCGAACCTTCCTCATCCCGACGCGCCCGACGGCGCCGACGAAACCGACGCCGTGGAGGTCGCCGCCTTCGGTGGCAAGCCGTCGTTCGACTTCCCCGTCCGCGACCACCTCGAGATCGGCGAGGCGCTCGGGCTCATCGACGTGGCGCGCGCGGCGAAGGTGTCGGGCAGCCGGTTCGCCTACCTGCTCGGACAGGCCGTGCTGCTCGAGCTCGCACTCGTGCGCTACGCCCTCGACCGCCTCGTCGCCGCGGGGTTCACGCCGGTCGTCCCGCCGGTGCTCACCCGCGCGGAGCCGCTGTTCGGCACGGCGTTCCTGCCCGGCGGCGCCGAGCAGCTCTACGAGATCCCCAAGGACGACCTCTACCTCGTCGGCACGTCGGAGGTGCCGCTGGCCGGCATGCACCTCGACGAGATCCTGGCGGCCGAGGACCTGCCTGTGCGCTACGCCGGCTTCTCGACCTGCTTCCGCCGGGAGGCGGGCACCTACGGCAAGGACACGCGCGGCATCTTCCGCGTCCACCAGTTCGACAAGGTGGAGATGTTCTCGTTCGTGCTGGCGGAGGACTCCCCGGCCGAGCACCTGCGGATCCTGGAGGTGCAGGAGGCGATCCTGCGCGCCATCGAGGTGCCGTACCGGGTGGTGGACATCGCCATCGGCGACCTCGGCGCCTCGGCGGCCCGCAAGTTCGACTGCGAGGCCTGGATGCCGGCGCAGGAGCGCTACCGCGAGGTCACCTCGTGCTCGAACTGCACCGACTACCAGGCGCGGCGCCTGCGCAGCCGGGTCAAGCGCGAGCGCGCCACCGAGCCGGTGCACACCCTCAACGGCACGGCGGTGGCGGTGGGCCGCACCATCATCGCGATCCTGGAGAACCACCAGCGCGAGGACGGCTCGGTGGAGATCCCGCCGGCGCTGGTGGAGCAGGGGGCCCCGGCGGTCATCCGGCCGCGGTAGC contains:
- the serS gene encoding serine--tRNA ligase, with translation MIDIRLLREDRGEVAAALARRGVAAETLAHARALDEERRALITAGDELRAEQNARSRAIGGAAPDERPALIDAVKQVSARLDELEPRQAEAEARLDEALVRIPNLPHPDAPDGADETDAVEVAAFGGKPSFDFPVRDHLEIGEALGLIDVARAAKVSGSRFAYLLGQAVLLELALVRYALDRLVAAGFTPVVPPVLTRAEPLFGTAFLPGGAEQLYEIPKDDLYLVGTSEVPLAGMHLDEILAAEDLPVRYAGFSTCFRREAGTYGKDTRGIFRVHQFDKVEMFSFVLAEDSPAEHLRILEVQEAILRAIEVPYRVVDIAIGDLGASAARKFDCEAWMPAQERYREVTSCSNCTDYQARRLRSRVKRERATEPVHTLNGTAVAVGRTIIAILENHQREDGSVEIPPALVEQGAPAVIRPR
- a CDS encoding cell wall-binding repeat-containing protein; amino-acid sequence: MRSAAAGALACALLLCSSAAALASDDEPPTFRAWSTGDSTDYRQVVALTYPTARGTTYRDDYDALRGGGTRVHRATDIFGAMGERVYAAQSGTIVWMAGQDPVAKHPTAGYGMQIRGPGGRVYAYYHLGPDSAGPSKALAPGLEKGDRVERGQHLGFLGDSGNAAGGTPHLHFEIHDDRVTDPYGSNRINPFLSLRDAEHRGDYPSAGGVRVGPPLPGEGAGPDAVPAPAPVVDRIAGRDRVGTAVALSRAAFDAAEHVVVAAAGSFADSVAAGPLAARRGGPVLTTRAARLEQDVVDEITRLGATRVTVVGGEAVVPVQVERDLVDRAGVAPSRIDRLSGANRYETAAAIARAVWAGGGVRRAGVALGTHPEEERAWPDALAAGYHGAVSGAPVLLVAPHGVPGATAAALEGVAEATVVGGTGVVSDDVFADVARRAGVVRRLAGPDRYTTAAAVAEDLLGRGVSPRRIWAATGRSYADALAAAPAVARAGEVLLLVDGLDDGKDARLGPWLTARGADIRAGRVIGGAAAVTEDARRRLAERIA